A single region of the Opitutus sp. genome encodes:
- a CDS encoding redoxin domain-containing protein produces MIAAGQKPPTDFTLSVVRDGVASEVVFRDLLTGPTIVSVYMKNNTPSCDRQTESLGAHAAEFASLGYQLIALSRDTCGSHLKYAAKKGLGYILASDPTDGFARATDSIVEKSMYGKTYQSPARAAYVFAADGTVLAVITKVDTKDHAAQLRAVLAGLGR; encoded by the coding sequence ATGATCGCCGCCGGCCAGAAACCCCCAACCGATTTCACCCTTTCCGTTGTGCGCGACGGCGTGGCCAGCGAGGTCGTTTTCCGCGACCTGCTGACCGGGCCGACCATCGTGTCGGTCTACATGAAGAACAACACGCCCTCCTGCGACCGCCAGACCGAGTCGCTCGGCGCGCACGCCGCTGAGTTCGCCTCCCTTGGCTATCAACTGATCGCGCTCAGCCGCGACACCTGCGGCTCGCATCTAAAGTACGCCGCCAAAAAGGGCCTCGGCTACATCCTGGCGAGCGACCCCACCGACGGCTTTGCCCGGGCGACCGACTCCATCGTGGAAAAGTCCATGTATGGCAAAACCTACCAGAGCCCGGCCCGCGCCGCGTATGTGTTCGCCGCCGACGGCACCGTACTGGCCGTGATCACCAAGGTGGACACCAAAGATCACGCCGCCCAACTCCGGGCCGTGCTCGCCGGGCTCGGGCGCTAG